In a genomic window of Chrysemys picta bellii isolate R12L10 chromosome 1, ASM1138683v2, whole genome shotgun sequence:
- the MSL3 gene encoding MSL complex subunit 3 isoform X3 gives MTARGMRLKFQRGERVLCFEPDPTKAQVLYDAKIVDIVVGKDEKGRKIPEYLIHFNGWNRSWDRWAAEDHVLRDTDENRRLQRKLARKAVARMRRKGRKKRRCRLPGVDSVLKSLPAEENDESSENSISSSSDDSDEGTDEEIKSEESDIEERTDMKEEQEIHTKRDMEERAISIEIPEVLKKKLEEDCYYINRRKRLVKLPCQRNIITILESYVKNFAINAAFSANERSRHHQMTSHVNMNLHYIPPEKKGWCETPPAEAKLNFELYELTPGQVIEAQTPKVQVYHKMPSEDTSYSVELCKEMVDGLRITFDFILPLILLYPYEQAQFKKVTSSKFFLPIKENAANTNRNQEELSPSPPLLNPPTPQSTDSQPTTGEPATPKRRKAEPEILQSLRRSTRHTSNCDRLSESSASPQPKRRHLDTPASMPKLFLHLEKKTPVHSGSSSPITLTPSKEGSAVFAGFEGRRNNEFNEVLSWKLMPENYPQSDQPPPPSYIYGSQHLLRMFGF, from the exons ATGACCGCGCGGGGAATGAGATTGAAGTTCCAGCGAGGCGAGCGCGTTCTCTGCTTCGAGCCCGACCCCACCAAGGCCCAAGTGCTCTATGATGCCAAG attgtTGATATTGTTGTTGGAAAAGATGAGAAGGGCAGAAAGATTCCAGAATATCTGATCCATTTTAATGGTTGGAACAGAAG CTGGGATAGATGGGCAGCTGAAGATCATGTTCTTCGTGATACAGACGAAAACCGCAGATTACAACGTAAATTGGCAAGAAAAGCTGTAGCTCGCAT gagaagaaagggaaggaagaagagaCGTTGTCGGCTGCCTGGTGTTGACTCTGTGTTAAAAAGCCTTCCTGCTGAGGAAAACGATGAGAGCAGTGAAAATT CTATAAGTAGTTCTTCTGATGACAGTGATGAAGGAACTGATGAAGAAATAAAAAGTGAAGAAAGTGACATTGAAGAGAGGACAGACATG AAAGAAGAACAAGAGATTCACACTAAAAGGGATATGGAAGAAAGAGCAATAAGCATAGAAATTCctgaagttttgaaaaaaaagctTGAAGAAGACTGTTATTATATTAACAGGAGAAAACGG CTAGTGAAACTGCCTTGTCAGAGAAATATAATAACTATCTTGGAGTCGTATGTGAAGAATTTTGCCATTAATGCAGCGTTTTCAGCTAATGAAAGATCTCGGCACCATCAAATGACTTCACATGTCAACATGAACCTTCATTATATCCCACCAGAAAAGAA GGGCTGGTGTGAGACACCCCCTGCTGAAGCAAAGTTAAACTTTGAGCTTTATGAGTTGACACCTGGTCAAGTTATAGAAGCACAAACTCCAAAAGTGCAGGTGTATCACAAAATGCCTTCAGAGGACACCAGTTACAG TGTTGAGTTATGTAAAGAAATGGTGGATGGACTGAGGATAACCTTTGACTTCATTCTTCCATTGATCTTGCTCTATCCCTATGAGCAAGCACAGTTTAAGAAGGTGACTTCATCCAAATTCTTTCTTCCAATCAAAGAAAATGCAGCAAACACTAACAG AAATCAGGAGGAGCTATCCCCGAGTCCACCTCTGCTGAATCCACCAACTCCTCAATCCACAGACAGTCAGCCTACAACAGGTGAGCCAGCAACACCCAAGAGGCGAAAAGCTGAGCCTGAAATACTACAGTCTCTGAGGCGTTCTACACGTCATACATCGAACTGTGACAGGTTGTCAGAAAGTAGTGCATCTCCACAACCTAAACGACGGCATCTCGATACGCCTGCTTCAATGCCAAAACTGTTTTTGCATCTGGAAAAGA AAACGCCCGTCCATAGTGGGTCGTCATCACCTATCACTCTGACTCCTAGCAAAGAAGGGAGTGCAGTATTTGCTGGCTTTGAAGGTAGAAGAAATAATGAATTCAATGAG GTGTTGTCTTGGAAACTGATGCCAGAGAACTATCCCCAAAGCGATcagccacctcctccctcttacATCTATGGATCTCAGCATTTGCTACGGATGTTTG GTTTCTAG